A single window of Symphalangus syndactylus isolate Jambi chromosome 4, NHGRI_mSymSyn1-v2.1_pri, whole genome shotgun sequence DNA harbors:
- the NUDT13 gene encoding NAD(P)H pyrophosphatase NUDT13, mitochondrial isoform X1, whose translation MSLYRGIACRRKFFWCYRLLSTYVTKTRYLFELKEDDDSCKKAQQTGAFYLFHSLAPLLQTSAHQYLAPRHSLLELERLLGKFGQDARRIEDSVLIGCSEQQEAWFALDLGLDSSFSLSASLHKPEMETELKGSFIELRKALFQLNARDASLLSTAQALLRWHDAHQFCSRSGQPTKKNVAGSKRVCPSNNIIYYPQMAPVVITLVSDGTRCLLARQSSFPKGMYSALAGFCDIGESVEETIHREVAEEVGLEVESLQYYASQHWPFPSGSLMIACHATVKPGQTEIQVNLRELETAAWFSHDEVATALKRKGPYTQQQNGTFPFWLPPKLAISHQLIKEWVEKQTCSSLPA comes from the exons ATGTCCCTGTATCGTGGAATAGCTTGCAGGAGAAAATTTTTTTGGTGCTATAGGCTGCTGTCAACCTATGTTACTAAGACACG GTATTTATTTGAACTGAAGGAAGATGATGATTCATGTAAAAAAGCCCAGCAAACAGGAGCGTTTTACCTCTTTCATAGTCTGGCTCCTCTGCTTCAGACTTCAGCACATCAATACCTGGCCCCCCGGCATAGCCTGTTAG AGTTGGAAAGGCTCCTGGGTAAATTTGGACAGGATGCACGAAGAATAGAAGACTCTGTGCTGATTGGATGCTCTGAGCAGCAGGAAGCATGGTTTGCTCTGGATCTAGGTTTGGATAGCTCCTTTTCCCTAAGTG ccTCCTTACACAAACCTGAAATGGAGACAGAGCTCAAGGGGTCTTTCATTGAGCTGAGAAAGGCTCTCTTTCAACTCAATGCAAGGGATGCCTCCTTGCTGTCCACG GCTCAAGCTCTTCTCCGCTGGCATGATGCTCATCAGTTCTGCAGCAGAAGTGGGCAGCCCACCAAGAAGAACGTGGCTGGCAGCAAGCGTGTGTGCCCTTCCAATAATATCATCTATTATCCACAG ATGGCTCCTGTGGTGATCACGCTGGTGTCAGATGGGACCCGATGCCTGCTTGCCCGCCAAAGCTCCTTTCCCAAGGGAATGTATTCTGCCTTGGCAGGTTTTTGTGATATAG GTGAAAGTGTGGAAGAGACCATCCATCGAGAAGTTGCAGAAGAGGTGGGATTGGAGGTGGAAAGCCTGCAGTACTATGCATCCCAGCACTGGCCCTTCCCTAGTGGCTCACTCATGATTGCTTGCCATGCAACTGTGAAACCAGGGCAGACAGAA ATCCAGGTGAACTTGAGAGAATTAGAGACAGCTGCCTGGTTCAGTCATGATGAGGTAGCTACAGCCCTGAAGAGAAAGGGCCCCTATACTCAGCAACAGAATGGGACTTTCCCATTCTGGCTGCCCCCTAAGTTAGCCATCTCCCACCAACTGATTAAGGAGTGGGTGGAAAAACAGACCTGTTCTTCCCTGCCTGCTTAG
- the NUDT13 gene encoding NAD(P)H pyrophosphatase NUDT13, mitochondrial isoform X2, which produces MSLYRGIACRRKFFWCYRLLSTYVTKTRYLFELKEDDDSCKKAQQTGAFYLFHSLAPLLQTSAHQYLAPRHSLLELERLLGKFGQDARRIEDSVLIGCSEQQEAWFALDLASLHKPEMETELKGSFIELRKALFQLNARDASLLSTAQALLRWHDAHQFCSRSGQPTKKNVAGSKRVCPSNNIIYYPQMAPVVITLVSDGTRCLLARQSSFPKGMYSALAGFCDIGESVEETIHREVAEEVGLEVESLQYYASQHWPFPSGSLMIACHATVKPGQTEIQVNLRELETAAWFSHDEVATALKRKGPYTQQQNGTFPFWLPPKLAISHQLIKEWVEKQTCSSLPA; this is translated from the exons ATGTCCCTGTATCGTGGAATAGCTTGCAGGAGAAAATTTTTTTGGTGCTATAGGCTGCTGTCAACCTATGTTACTAAGACACG GTATTTATTTGAACTGAAGGAAGATGATGATTCATGTAAAAAAGCCCAGCAAACAGGAGCGTTTTACCTCTTTCATAGTCTGGCTCCTCTGCTTCAGACTTCAGCACATCAATACCTGGCCCCCCGGCATAGCCTGTTAG AGTTGGAAAGGCTCCTGGGTAAATTTGGACAGGATGCACGAAGAATAGAAGACTCTGTGCTGATTGGATGCTCTGAGCAGCAGGAAGCATGGTTTGCTCTGGATCTAG ccTCCTTACACAAACCTGAAATGGAGACAGAGCTCAAGGGGTCTTTCATTGAGCTGAGAAAGGCTCTCTTTCAACTCAATGCAAGGGATGCCTCCTTGCTGTCCACG GCTCAAGCTCTTCTCCGCTGGCATGATGCTCATCAGTTCTGCAGCAGAAGTGGGCAGCCCACCAAGAAGAACGTGGCTGGCAGCAAGCGTGTGTGCCCTTCCAATAATATCATCTATTATCCACAG ATGGCTCCTGTGGTGATCACGCTGGTGTCAGATGGGACCCGATGCCTGCTTGCCCGCCAAAGCTCCTTTCCCAAGGGAATGTATTCTGCCTTGGCAGGTTTTTGTGATATAG GTGAAAGTGTGGAAGAGACCATCCATCGAGAAGTTGCAGAAGAGGTGGGATTGGAGGTGGAAAGCCTGCAGTACTATGCATCCCAGCACTGGCCCTTCCCTAGTGGCTCACTCATGATTGCTTGCCATGCAACTGTGAAACCAGGGCAGACAGAA ATCCAGGTGAACTTGAGAGAATTAGAGACAGCTGCCTGGTTCAGTCATGATGAGGTAGCTACAGCCCTGAAGAGAAAGGGCCCCTATACTCAGCAACAGAATGGGACTTTCCCATTCTGGCTGCCCCCTAAGTTAGCCATCTCCCACCAACTGATTAAGGAGTGGGTGGAAAAACAGACCTGTTCTTCCCTGCCTGCTTAG
- the NUDT13 gene encoding NAD(P)H pyrophosphatase NUDT13, mitochondrial isoform X3, whose protein sequence is MSLYRGIACRRKFFWCYRLLSTYVTKTRYLFELKEDDDSCKKAQQTGAFYLFHSLAPLLQTSAHQYLAPRHSLLELERLLGKFGQDARRIEDSVLIGCSEQQEAWFALDLGLDSSFSLSASLHKPEMETELKGSFIELRKALFQLNARDASLLSTAQALLRWHDAHQFCSRSGQPTKKNVAGSKRVCPSNNIIYYPQIQVNLRELETAAWFSHDEVATALKRKGPYTQQQNGTFPFWLPPKLAISHQLIKEWVEKQTCSSLPA, encoded by the exons ATGTCCCTGTATCGTGGAATAGCTTGCAGGAGAAAATTTTTTTGGTGCTATAGGCTGCTGTCAACCTATGTTACTAAGACACG GTATTTATTTGAACTGAAGGAAGATGATGATTCATGTAAAAAAGCCCAGCAAACAGGAGCGTTTTACCTCTTTCATAGTCTGGCTCCTCTGCTTCAGACTTCAGCACATCAATACCTGGCCCCCCGGCATAGCCTGTTAG AGTTGGAAAGGCTCCTGGGTAAATTTGGACAGGATGCACGAAGAATAGAAGACTCTGTGCTGATTGGATGCTCTGAGCAGCAGGAAGCATGGTTTGCTCTGGATCTAGGTTTGGATAGCTCCTTTTCCCTAAGTG ccTCCTTACACAAACCTGAAATGGAGACAGAGCTCAAGGGGTCTTTCATTGAGCTGAGAAAGGCTCTCTTTCAACTCAATGCAAGGGATGCCTCCTTGCTGTCCACG GCTCAAGCTCTTCTCCGCTGGCATGATGCTCATCAGTTCTGCAGCAGAAGTGGGCAGCCCACCAAGAAGAACGTGGCTGGCAGCAAGCGTGTGTGCCCTTCCAATAATATCATCTATTATCCACAG ATCCAGGTGAACTTGAGAGAATTAGAGACAGCTGCCTGGTTCAGTCATGATGAGGTAGCTACAGCCCTGAAGAGAAAGGGCCCCTATACTCAGCAACAGAATGGGACTTTCCCATTCTGGCTGCCCCCTAAGTTAGCCATCTCCCACCAACTGATTAAGGAGTGGGTGGAAAAACAGACCTGTTCTTCCCTGCCTGCTTAG
- the NUDT13 gene encoding NAD(P)H pyrophosphatase NUDT13, mitochondrial isoform X6 translates to METELKGSFIELRKALFQLNARDASLLSTAQALLRWHDAHQFCSRSGQPTKKNVAGSKRVCPSNNIIYYPQMAPVVITLVSDGTRCLLARQSSFPKGMYSALAGFCDIGESVEETIHREVAEEVGLEVESLQYYASQHWPFPSGSLMIACHATVKPGQTEIQVNLRELETAAWFSHDEVATALKRKGPYTQQQNGTFPFWLPPKLAISHQLIKEWVEKQTCSSLPA, encoded by the exons ATGGAGACAGAGCTCAAGGGGTCTTTCATTGAGCTGAGAAAGGCTCTCTTTCAACTCAATGCAAGGGATGCCTCCTTGCTGTCCACG GCTCAAGCTCTTCTCCGCTGGCATGATGCTCATCAGTTCTGCAGCAGAAGTGGGCAGCCCACCAAGAAGAACGTGGCTGGCAGCAAGCGTGTGTGCCCTTCCAATAATATCATCTATTATCCACAG ATGGCTCCTGTGGTGATCACGCTGGTGTCAGATGGGACCCGATGCCTGCTTGCCCGCCAAAGCTCCTTTCCCAAGGGAATGTATTCTGCCTTGGCAGGTTTTTGTGATATAG GTGAAAGTGTGGAAGAGACCATCCATCGAGAAGTTGCAGAAGAGGTGGGATTGGAGGTGGAAAGCCTGCAGTACTATGCATCCCAGCACTGGCCCTTCCCTAGTGGCTCACTCATGATTGCTTGCCATGCAACTGTGAAACCAGGGCAGACAGAA ATCCAGGTGAACTTGAGAGAATTAGAGACAGCTGCCTGGTTCAGTCATGATGAGGTAGCTACAGCCCTGAAGAGAAAGGGCCCCTATACTCAGCAACAGAATGGGACTTTCCCATTCTGGCTGCCCCCTAAGTTAGCCATCTCCCACCAACTGATTAAGGAGTGGGTGGAAAAACAGACCTGTTCTTCCCTGCCTGCTTAG
- the NUDT13 gene encoding NAD(P)H pyrophosphatase NUDT13, mitochondrial isoform X4 — MSLYRGIACRRKFFWCYRLLSTYVTKTRYLFELKEDDDSCKKAQQTGAFYLFHSLAPLLQTSAHQYLAPRHSLLELERLLGKFGQDARRIEDSVLIGCSEQQEAWFALDLGLDSSFSLSASLHKPEMETELKGSFIELRKALFQLNARDASLLSTAQALLRWHDAHQFCSRSGQPTKKNVAGSKRVCPSNNIIYYPQMAPVVITLVSDGTRCLLARQSSFPKGMYSALAGFCDIDPGELERIRDSCLVQS; from the exons ATGTCCCTGTATCGTGGAATAGCTTGCAGGAGAAAATTTTTTTGGTGCTATAGGCTGCTGTCAACCTATGTTACTAAGACACG GTATTTATTTGAACTGAAGGAAGATGATGATTCATGTAAAAAAGCCCAGCAAACAGGAGCGTTTTACCTCTTTCATAGTCTGGCTCCTCTGCTTCAGACTTCAGCACATCAATACCTGGCCCCCCGGCATAGCCTGTTAG AGTTGGAAAGGCTCCTGGGTAAATTTGGACAGGATGCACGAAGAATAGAAGACTCTGTGCTGATTGGATGCTCTGAGCAGCAGGAAGCATGGTTTGCTCTGGATCTAGGTTTGGATAGCTCCTTTTCCCTAAGTG ccTCCTTACACAAACCTGAAATGGAGACAGAGCTCAAGGGGTCTTTCATTGAGCTGAGAAAGGCTCTCTTTCAACTCAATGCAAGGGATGCCTCCTTGCTGTCCACG GCTCAAGCTCTTCTCCGCTGGCATGATGCTCATCAGTTCTGCAGCAGAAGTGGGCAGCCCACCAAGAAGAACGTGGCTGGCAGCAAGCGTGTGTGCCCTTCCAATAATATCATCTATTATCCACAG ATGGCTCCTGTGGTGATCACGCTGGTGTCAGATGGGACCCGATGCCTGCTTGCCCGCCAAAGCTCCTTTCCCAAGGGAATGTATTCTGCCTTGGCAGGTTTTTGTGATATAG ATCCAGGTGAACTTGAGAGAATTAGAGACAGCTGCCTGGTTCAGTCATGA
- the NUDT13 gene encoding NAD(P)H pyrophosphatase NUDT13, mitochondrial isoform X5 — protein sequence MSLYRGIACRRKFFWCYRLLSTYVTKTRYLFELKEDDDSCKKAQQTGAFYLFHSLAPLLQTSAHQYLAPRHSLLELERLLGKFGQDARRIEDSVLIGCSEQQEAWFALDLGLDSSFSLSASLHKPEMETELKGSFIELRKALFQLNARDASLLSTAQALLRWHDAHQFCSRSGQPTKKNVAGSKRVCPSNNIIYYPQMAPVVITLVSDGTRCLLARQSSFPKGMYSALAGFCDIATGLS from the exons ATGTCCCTGTATCGTGGAATAGCTTGCAGGAGAAAATTTTTTTGGTGCTATAGGCTGCTGTCAACCTATGTTACTAAGACACG GTATTTATTTGAACTGAAGGAAGATGATGATTCATGTAAAAAAGCCCAGCAAACAGGAGCGTTTTACCTCTTTCATAGTCTGGCTCCTCTGCTTCAGACTTCAGCACATCAATACCTGGCCCCCCGGCATAGCCTGTTAG AGTTGGAAAGGCTCCTGGGTAAATTTGGACAGGATGCACGAAGAATAGAAGACTCTGTGCTGATTGGATGCTCTGAGCAGCAGGAAGCATGGTTTGCTCTGGATCTAGGTTTGGATAGCTCCTTTTCCCTAAGTG ccTCCTTACACAAACCTGAAATGGAGACAGAGCTCAAGGGGTCTTTCATTGAGCTGAGAAAGGCTCTCTTTCAACTCAATGCAAGGGATGCCTCCTTGCTGTCCACG GCTCAAGCTCTTCTCCGCTGGCATGATGCTCATCAGTTCTGCAGCAGAAGTGGGCAGCCCACCAAGAAGAACGTGGCTGGCAGCAAGCGTGTGTGCCCTTCCAATAATATCATCTATTATCCACAG ATGGCTCCTGTGGTGATCACGCTGGTGTCAGATGGGACCCGATGCCTGCTTGCCCGCCAAAGCTCCTTTCCCAAGGGAATGTATTCTGCCTTGGCAGGTTTTTGTGATATAG CTACAGGGCTGTCCTGA